In one window of Janthinobacterium sp. 1_2014MBL_MicDiv DNA:
- a CDS encoding sugar phosphate nucleotidyltransferase, whose protein sequence is MKAMILAAGKGTRVRPLTYDLPKPMIPILGKPVMAYLVEHLSRYGITEIMVNVSYLHEKIEEYFGEGHQFGVQIGYSFEGYTNDAGEVVPEPLGSAGGMKKIQEFGNFFDETTIVLCGDALIDLDIKSALFEHRRKGALASVITLEVPWDKVSSYGVVVSDADGRIRAFQEKPAQADALSNCVSTGIYIFEPEVLALIPSDRPFDIGSELFPLLVEKGLPFYAQKRDYNWIDIGSVKDYWEVLQSVLMGEVAQLDVPGIQIDDGLWVGLNTSIDWSGGTRIEGPVYIGSGSRIEAGATIIGPTWIGHGSHVCAGAEVVRSVLFEYTRVLPGVVLDEMIVFKDYSVDRAGEMRHASQYDPDAWANARDRRNRRRADMSVELRAVK, encoded by the coding sequence ATGAAAGCAATGATACTGGCTGCAGGCAAGGGCACCCGCGTGCGCCCCCTGACCTATGATTTACCGAAACCGATGATACCCATCCTGGGCAAGCCGGTGATGGCTTACCTGGTCGAACATCTGTCCCGCTACGGCATTACCGAAATCATGGTCAATGTCAGCTACCTGCATGAAAAAATCGAGGAATATTTCGGCGAGGGGCACCAGTTCGGCGTGCAGATCGGCTATTCCTTCGAAGGTTATACGAATGACGCGGGCGAAGTCGTGCCCGAGCCGCTGGGTTCGGCCGGCGGCATGAAGAAGATCCAGGAATTCGGCAACTTTTTCGATGAAACGACCATCGTGCTGTGCGGCGATGCCTTGATCGACCTCGACATCAAGTCGGCCCTGTTCGAACACCGCCGCAAGGGCGCGCTGGCATCCGTCATCACGCTTGAAGTGCCGTGGGACAAGGTGTCGAGCTATGGCGTGGTGGTCAGCGACGCCGACGGCCGCATCCGCGCCTTCCAGGAAAAGCCGGCGCAAGCCGATGCGCTGTCCAATTGCGTCAGCACGGGCATCTATATTTTCGAACCGGAAGTGCTGGCATTGATCCCCAGCGACCGGCCGTTCGACATCGGCTCGGAACTGTTCCCCCTGCTGGTCGAGAAGGGCTTGCCTTTCTATGCGCAAAAACGCGACTACAACTGGATCGATATCGGCAGCGTCAAGGATTACTGGGAAGTGCTGCAAAGCGTGCTGATGGGCGAAGTGGCCCAGCTGGACGTGCCCGGCATCCAGATCGACGACGGCCTGTGGGTCGGCTTGAATACCAGCATCGACTGGAGCGGCGGCACGCGCATCGAAGGCCCCGTCTACATCGGTTCGGGCAGCCGCATCGAGGCGGGCGCGACGATCATCGGGCCGACCTGGATCGGCCACGGCAGCCACGTGTGCGCGGGCGCCGAAGTGGTGCGCAGCGTGCTGTTCGAGTACACGCGCGTGCTGCCGGGCGTGGTGCTCGATGAAATGATCGTCTTCAAGGATTACAGCGTCGACCGGGCCGGCGAGATGCGGCACGCGTCGCAATATGACCCCGACGCCTGGGCCAATGCGCGCGACCGGCGCAACCGCCGGCGCGCCGACATGTCCGTGGAATTACGCGCAGTCAAATAA